The following proteins are co-located in the Fluviicola sp. genome:
- a CDS encoding Crp/Fnr family transcriptional regulator: protein MEKSHKHVNCQDCAVRSNSLFGHFTSDEIGDLDRHKSCSFYKKNQTIFVEGSFPRGVYCINRGKAKVYALGDEGKEQIVHIAKAGEVIGFRAMLSGEPYKLSASTLEDSNICFVSKDDFLNMLDNIPSLRNSLIQELSKELGERAIFITNLAQKTVRERLAYSLMILADIYGDEPINLSREDLANFVGTATETLIRLLKELKEEGLIDTQTRKIFIVKKEELIHLAGGHR from the coding sequence ATGGAAAAATCGCACAAACATGTCAATTGCCAGGACTGCGCCGTAAGGTCAAACAGTCTTTTCGGACATTTTACCAGCGATGAGATTGGCGATTTGGACCGGCACAAAAGCTGTTCGTTCTACAAGAAAAACCAAACTATTTTCGTGGAAGGAAGTTTTCCAAGAGGCGTTTATTGCATCAATCGCGGGAAGGCGAAAGTATATGCACTCGGAGACGAAGGAAAAGAACAAATCGTTCACATTGCAAAAGCAGGAGAAGTGATCGGTTTCCGTGCCATGTTGAGTGGTGAGCCTTACAAATTATCTGCCTCCACACTGGAAGATTCCAATATCTGCTTCGTTTCCAAGGATGATTTCCTGAATATGCTCGACAATATTCCAAGCCTGCGCAACTCGCTGATCCAGGAATTATCGAAAGAATTGGGTGAACGGGCTATTTTCATTACAAACCTGGCCCAGAAAACCGTCCGTGAACGCCTGGCGTATTCCCTGATGATCCTGGCAGATATTTACGGAGACGAACCGATCAACCTCTCACGCGAAGATCTGGCAAATTTCGTGGGAACTGCTACTGAAACCTTGATCCGGTTGTTGAAAGAACTCAAGGAAGAAGGATTGATCGATACACAAACACGCAAGATCTTCATCGTTAAAAAAGAAGAGCTGATACACCTGGCCGGCGGACATCGTTAA